A single region of the Grus americana isolate bGruAme1 chromosome 3, bGruAme1.mat, whole genome shotgun sequence genome encodes:
- the CST7 gene encoding LOW QUALITY PROTEIN: cystatin-F (The sequence of the model RefSeq protein was modified relative to this genomic sequence to represent the inferred CDS: inserted 1 base in 1 codon) yields the protein MQDWCCHLQARALWLGVEPIRALKEAHLPLQEAGRSLLLXCSSSEVVEMAMNFACSFAALCCLALWSFTRTSSGIYVPPPHSTMKPGFPVPMNVDNPGVRKAARFGVYRYNNSSNDLFLFKESQINKAMVQIVRGLKYMLHMEIGRTVCEKREHSSLDSCHFQRKKKLQKMLRCYFEVWIMPWLRKAYVPIALCH from the exons ATGCAGGACTGGTGCTGCCATCTGCAAGCCAGAGCTTTGTGGCTGGGCGTTGAG ccAATAAGAGCACTCAAAGAGGCACATCTTCCCCTGCAGGAAGCAGGGCGGTCACTCCTCT TTTGCTCCTCTTCTGAAGTGGTGGAGATGGCAATGAACTTCGCCTGCAGCTTCGCCGCACTTTGCTGTTTAGCACTCTGGAGCTTCACCAGAACTTCAAGTG GTATATATGTACCACCACCTCATTCGACCATGAAGCCTGGCTTCCCTGTCCCAATGAACGTAGACAACCCTGGTGTTCGCAAAGCAGCTCGCTTTGGGGTTTACAGATACAACAACAGTTCCAATGACCTCTTTCTGTTTAAGGAATCACAAATAAACAAAGCCATGGTACAG ATTGTCAGAGGGCTGAAATACATGCTCCACATGGAAATTGGACGCACAGTGTGTGAGAAGAGGGAGCACTCCAGCCTGGACAGCTGTCacttccagaggaaaaaaaaactgcAAAAG ATGCTGAGATGTTATTTTGAGGTCTGGATAATGCCTTGGTTACGTAAAGCATATGTCCCCATTGCTCTCTGTCACTGA
- the APMAP gene encoding adipocyte plasma membrane-associated protein, producing MNEAEGLRQRRPFRPQVITEDSPAQEAKEGSTYSSKVFRVTFLTLAASLTVPLLGVTVLLDCPIDPQPISLKEPPLLTGVLEPNIKLRKAERLWENQLVGPESIVNIGDVLFTGTADGKIIKIEDGEIQTIARIGHGPCGTREDEPTCGRPLGIRVGPNNTLFVADAYYGLYEVNPGTGETKMLVSTKTLIEGQKLSFVNDLTVTQDGRKIYFTDSSSKWQRRDYLFLIMEGTDDGRLLEYDTVTKEVKVLMVGLKFPNGVQLSPAEDFVLVQETTMARIRRYYVSGLMKGGADMFVENMPGLPDNIRLSSSGGYWVAMSAVRPNPGFSLLDFLSEKPWIKRMIFKLLSQETVTKFVPKYSLVVELSETGSYRRSFHDPNGVTVAYISEAHEHNGYLYLGSFQSPFICRLNLQHV from the exons atgaatgAGGCGGAGGGCCTGCGGCAGCGCCGGCCGTTCCGTCCGCAGGTCATCACCGAGGATAGCCCGGCGCAGGAGGCCAAGGAGGGCAG TACTTACAGCAGCAAGGTGTTCCGTGTTACCTTCTTGACTTTGGCTGCATCTCTAACTGTGCCCCTGCTTGGAGTAACTGTTCTACTGGATTGTCCTATAGACCCTCAACCTATAAG TTTGAAGGAACCTCCCCTCCTGACGGGTGTGCTCGAGCCCAACATCAAGTTACGAAAAGCTGAGCGGTTATGGGAAAATCAACTGGTCGGACCAGAGTCCATTGTCAATATTGGAG ATGTGCTATTTACTGGGACAGCTGATGGGAAGATTATCAAAATTGAAGATGGGGAAATACAAACAATAGCCAGAATTGGCCATGGTCCTTGTG GAACCCGTGAAGATGAGCCAACATGTGGAAGACCACTTGGCATCAGAGTGGGGCCAAATAACACCCTTTTTGTGGCAGATGCTTATTATGGACTCTATGAAGTTAATCCTGGTACAG GTGAAACAAAAATGCTTGTATCAACCAAAACACTAATTGAAGGTCAGAAGTTGTCATTTGTGAATGATCTTACAGTGACCCAGGATGGGAGGAAAATCTATTTCACTGACTCCAGTAGCAAATGGCAAAGACGGGACTACTTATTCTTGATTATGGAAGGCACAGATGATGGGCG tCTGCTTGAATATGACACAGTAACAAAAGAAGTGAAGGTCTTAATGGTGGGGCTGAAGTTTCCCAATGGTGTCCAGCTCTCTCCTGCGGAAGACTTTGTCCTGGTGCAGGAGACAACCATGGCTAGAATCAGGAG GTACTATGTGTCTGGCCTGATGAAAGGTGGAGCAGATATGTTTGTTGAGAATATGCCTGGTCTTCCAGACAATATCAGGTTAAGCAGCTCTGGAGGATATTGGGTAGCTATGTCAGCTGTCCGGCCCAATCCTGGATTTTCTTTGTTGGATTTCTTGTCTGAAAAACCATGGATTAAAAGGATGATatttaag ttgcTGAGTCAGGAAACCGTGACAAAGTTTGTGCCCAAATATAGCCTCGTTGTTGAACTTAGTGAGACGGGATCCTACAGAAGAAGCTTTCATGATCCTAATGGAGTGACGGTAGCTTACATTAGCGAGGCACATGAGCACAATGGATATCTTTACCTGGGCTCCTTCCAGTCTCCGTTTATTTGCAGACTTAATCTTCAGCATGTTTAA